The sequence below is a genomic window from Silvanigrella paludirubra.
TTTACCATACTTGTAATTTCGTTAATGGCAGCCGTAGTTTCATGGACGGAAGCCGCTTGTTCCGTTACGGACTCCGATAAAGACTGTGAGCTATGCATTAAAGTTTTAGAAATTTTCATGGTGTTGTCACCTTGTTTCTTTAAACTTTCAATGGAATTTTTAATGGTATTTGTCAGTTTTAAAATAATAACAACAATAATTGAGCTAATAATTGCAGAAAGTATTAAAACTGTAGCCATTGTCCAATTTGTAATTGTTGTTAAATTTGCACCTTGTTTTGTAGAGTTTGTTGCTCCCTCCGAATTAAACTGAGTTTCTTTTTCAATATTTGCTTGAAATTCTAAGGCAAATTTTCTACCAATATTTTTGTAATGAGTTAAGGCTTCTGCTGCTTTGCCATTTTTTGCTAATTCTGACTCTTCTTCAGCTGCTTTTATATACTCGTTATAGCTTTTTAAAGAGGCATCATAATATGGTTGTTCGCCAGGAGCAAGTAATCCATTTGTTATGTAATCTTTTAATAATTTATCTAAATCAGCTTTAAACTTTGCAATATCGTTTTTGTTTTTTTCCTCTTCTTCTGTTTGATTTGCAAGGTTGTTTGCAATCACAAGAACTTCACGACGTGATAAGCTGCCAAAAATATTATTCATTTTTCCCATAGCTTCAATGCTTGGAAGCCAACTTGTAGCGGTATCTTGCGCATAAACTTGAGTTTTATTGATCATGGTTATGCAGTAAACGCATGAAAATAGAATAAGAGCTACCAAGATGGAGATAGAGGTTATAATTTTAAAGGATAGGCTTTTATTTCCCATTGATCATACTCCCGTAAATTTAAAATCAATCTTTTTTTTTTCGGAATATTTTTTTTTATCTTAAAATATATTTATAATTATTTATAAAAAAGAATACTCTTTAAGTTATGTTAATAATATAAAGAGTTTATGAGTTGTTTTAAAAAAATTGAGCCCAAATTTTCTACTTATTAGGAATTTTTTAGCTTATGTTTTTTACGGAAGTGGAGTTTTGCTTTAATAGTTTGTGGTTTAAAACCTACTAAGAGGCTGTAAGCACACGGAACAATAATTAAAGTTAATATAGTAGAAGAAATAAGGCCTCCCATAACCGCAATACCCATATTTGCTCTTGCTTCGCTTCCTGCTCCAGAGCTTAAAATTAAAGGTAACATACCGGCAATCATAGTAAGGGTTGTCATCATAATGGGTCTAAATCGAACGACCGCACTTTCTAAAAGGGCTTCTTCTACATTCATACCTTCTGCCATTTTTTGTTGAGCAAATTCAACTAACAAAATAGCATTTTTGGTAACAAGACCCATCAATAATATAATTCCTATCATGGAATCTATGGATAAAGCTTCATTGGTAATAAGAAGTGCCAAAAACGTACCAGAAAAAGCTAAGGGAACACTAAGCATAATGGAAAGTGGTGCTTTTATATTTTCAAACTGAGCGCATAAAACCATAAAAATAAATAAAATAGCTAACAATAAGGCGCTTGAAATATTTTTAATTGTTTCTTTAAAAAACTCAGAATTTCCGTCCAGTCCGTGCGTAACACCAAAAGGAATTGTTTTATTTATAAAAGATTCTATTTTATGAACTGCTGACTCTAAATCTTTTCCATAATAATCAGCGCTAACATTTAAATTATTATTTCCATTTATATGTTCAATGACAGGATCAATGGGTACTTTTTCTATGGTAGCAACACTGGATAATAATACTTGTCCGCCTTTTGAATTTGGGACAAGCACTCCCGTTAAATCATTCATTGTTTGATTTATTTTTATTGGTAGCATAATTTTAATATCGTAAAATCTTCCATCAGCATAAAAATTGCCAACTTTTACTCCTTTAAATAATAATTCAATGGTGTCTGCAATATCATTTAAACTGACATCAAATGAAGCCGCTTTTAATCTATTTGGTAACACTCTTAATTCATATGCAGGATCTTGAAGTGAGCTTGTTGCTCCCTTTGCTTCAGGAATGGTATTGATAAATTCGATTAATTTTTTTGAATACGAGTTTAGGGCATCTTTGTTGCTTGAAATTAAATTCACTTGGATTTGTTTATAACTGTCACCCGATCCAATTTTTTCTTTATCGCTACGAATAAACTTTTTAGCATCATTTGTAATATGATCCGTAAATTCATTTTTAGTAAAATTTCTTTTATTTGGTTTTACAAGCATAATTGTGAAATTTATGGTGCTTACTGAATTTGTTTCACCTGCTCCTACGTTCATAGAAACGTTTTCAACACCGGGGTATTTTCGAATAAATTCTTGAATTTCTTTTGCTCTATGAATTGATGTGCTTAGTGGTGTTCCTTGGGATAAAGAAAAATTAAAATAAACTTTACTGTCATCGATATCAGGCTGGAATGTTTTTGGGACAAAATTTAATAATAAAACACTCAATATAAAAATAATAAATCCAATTAAAATAGTTGTTTTTTTTCTATTTAAAATTCTTTTTAAAATATTTTGATAGTTATTTTGTATTTTATTAAAAAATTGATTAAATAATATTATAAATTTATTTTCTTTTTTAATATTATTTTCATTTAATAATTTACTACTCATCATAGGTACAATTGTAAATGCAACAAATAATGAAATTAAAACAGCAGTAGCGACTGTTATTCCAAATTCATAAAAATAGCGTCCTACAATACCTTCCATAAAAGCAATTGGTACAAACACAGCAACAATAGCTAAAGTGACGGCAAGTGCGGCAAGCCCAATTTCAGCAGACCCATCCATCGCTGCTTTAATAGCACTTTTACCCATTAACTTATGTCTATGAATGTTTTCAATAACAACAATAGCATCATCTACTAATATACCAATTGAAAGTGTTAAGCCTAACAAAGTAAGATCATTTAAGGTAAATTTTAAATAATGAATAACAGCAAACGTACCTATTAAAGAAGCAGGTATTGCCACAGAACAAATGAACGTATTTTTCCAATCATGAAGAAAAATAAAAACAACAACTACGGCTAAAAAAGCTCCTAAAATAATATCAAATAAAACTGCATTAAAAGAGTCTTTAATATATAAAGAGTCATCACTAAGTGTAATAATTTCTATTTTATTTGTATTCTCTTTATTTAATTTTTCAATTTCTTTTTTTATATTAGTTGCAATTTGAAGAATGTTTCCTTTTGATTCTTTTTTAATTGCAATCGAAATTGTTTTAACGCCATTGTATTCCGAATAAGAAGTTTCTTCCGCTAAAGAATTTGTTACAGTAGAAAAGTCCTCGATACGAATTAGGGGTTTATCTTTTATATTGATAGGTATTTTAGCGATGGAGTCAATTGTATATGGAATACTATAAGTGGAAATGCCCATGTTTATGAATGTACTTCGTAATGTTCCAGAAGGTTTATTTAAAATTTGATTTTCAATATTCCCTTTTAAACTACTTGGGCTAATTTGCATTGCATTTAATAAAGATGAATTTAAATTAATATGTATTTCACGATCTTGATAACCATAAACAAGAACATCACCTACACCTTCTATTCGCTGTAGTCTTGGCTTTATTTCATCTAAAGTAAAACGAGATATTTCTTGAGTAGATAACGATTTAGATGTGATACCTAATTCCATGATTGGCTTTTTATTTGATTCTATTTTTTTAACAATAGGTTTTTCAGCATCTTTAGGTAAATTAACAGCACTAATAATATTTCTAACATTATTTACTGCTTTATCGCCATCGGTATCAAGATTAAATTCTAAAAAAATACTAGCGCCACCTTGAAAAGCAGAGCCATACATTGTTTTTAACCCTTGTAGACCTTTTAAAGCATCTTCTAAAGGTTTTAAAAGGATTTCTTCAGACGTTTTAGGATTGACTCCATTATAAGTAACAGAAACGGATGCATAGGGAAATTCAACATTAGGTTCACGGTCTATGCCCATTCTTGAAAAAGAAATAAGGCCAAATATAATAATCACTAAATTTATCATTGAAGCAAAATAAGGTCTTTTTATCGAAACATTTGATAAAAACATAGGGGTTCGCTCTTTATTATTTTGTTTTAAGTTTAATTTCTAAAAAAATACCAGGGGCCAATTTATCATTAAAAGAAGTAACGTCTGCATATATATCAAATGTTTTTGAAACAGAATCGACTACAGGAACAACTCTTTTAATAATAGCTTCACCTTTATTTCCGGTATTTGGATTGCGGACTTCAAGTTTCATTCCAATTTTTAATTGATTAAAATAAGTAATAGGAATTTGTGCATATAATTTAAAATTTTTATTTTGGGTGATTTGAAAAACAGAGGTACCTGTAGCTACATAATCTCCAACAGATTTTTCAACTTTTGTTATGACTCCATTATAGGGAGCTAATATTTTAGTTGATTTTAAAATAAATTCTTTACCAGCCAAATTAGCTTGTGCAGATTGATATTCCAAATTTTTAGACTCTAATAAATTTTTTTCTTTTTCATAGGTTGCTAAGTTAACAATGCCGCTTTTAAATTGTTTTTCCATTCTTTGTGTATTTTTTTCTTGCTGATCAAGAGCTAGTTTTTTTAAACTGACATCAATTTTGGCTGTTTTTACGTCAATTGAAGCTTGGTTATCTTCCATAGAAGCTAAAATTTGTCCTTGTTTTACTTCTTCGCCAGAACGAAAATAAATATGAGTTATACTTCCAGAAGTTGAAAAACCAATTGAACTTTGATTTTCGGCTTTAATATAAGCAGGAATACTTGGGACACTTTCGGAATCTAGAGAGGTATTTATTGTACTTGTTTCTTCTTTTTTAGAAGGAATTGGTTGTAGTTCTTTTTCTTTTATTAAATTTTTTTGATTTTCCTCTTTTTTTTCTTCTTTGTTTATACTTTGCTCTGGTAAAGATGCTTTGTTTTTATCATTTTTTGTACATGATACAAATGCAATAAAGAATATTAAAAAAATAATTTTATTTTTAAAATGACTCGTGAGTTTCATTTTTCACCTTTTGTCTGAAGAGATAGGATTTTTTCCTATTGCTGCTTGTAATTTAATCCAATTATTATCAATATCACTTCTTAATTTAGATAATTCAATTTTAGAGTTAATAAATTCGTTTTGTGTTTTAATGAGCTCAGAGGCAGTTAAATTACCTGTTTTGTATTTTATTTTTGATAATTTATAGGCTTGTTCTAAAACTTCTGCCGCTAATTTTGATTGAGGTAAAATTAAAATACTCGTTTTTAAATTATTAAATGCATTTATAACCTCGTTAGTTATATCTATTAATTTTTTATCTTTATTTATTTTATTTTTTTCTAGTTCATTCAAAGATTCAATACGGTTTGAAAGTGAAATTCCAGAATCCCATATTGTCCATGATAATTTTAATCCAAAGCTTAAATCATTGCCAGATGAAAAAGTACCCGTGTTGGGATCGATAGTATTAGAGTTATTTCCAAAAGATTCTGAATTGGAATAGGAAGATACAATGCTTGCTGTAGGAAGAAAATTAAAATTTTGATAGGCAATATTTGAATTTGTTGCTTTTATTTTAGAGTCGAGACTTTTTATTTCACTTCTGTTTTTTTGACCTTGATTTAAAAGTGTATTTAATTCTGGAATTTTATTTTCTTGTTTTTCCCAATTGGATTTATCTTCATTTTTTATTTGAATAGAAACATATTCATTTAAATTAAGAGCTTTTTTTAAATCTGCTACTTTATTTTGAAATTCGTTTTTTGCATTTTCGTAGGCAATTTCACTTTTTGCTGCATTTGCTTGTGAAAGTAATAGGTCAATTTTATCTTTTGTTTCGTCTCCTGTTTCAAATAAAATGCTTGTCTCTTTGTAAAGTAACGTTGAATATTCGAAAGCAGCTTTTTTTATTTCTAAATCATTATATGCCTGTTGAGTATTGATAAAAGTTTGTGCCCCTTCGGTACGAGCTTTAATTTTAGCGCCCTTTAGATCAAAAGAAGCACTATCGGTTTTAGAAGAAAGCTCAGATACTTTATAAGCATTTTGCCAAAGTCCTGTAATGGGTTGTTCTAAACTTATAGATGCATCGGCTTTTCTGTCAGGAGAGGATGAATTATAATTTGAATTTTGATTTGGATACCAATTCGTAGAAGCTTGGGCGCTTAGTGAAGGGCCTAATTTAAAAAAGGATAAAGTATGTAGAGAGTTAAAGTTTTGTAACTCTGTATTTGTTAGTTTTACCTCTGAAGAGTTTTTTTCTGCAATATCCATGGCTTTTTCAAGGTCTAGCGATAGTATGATTTTATTTGAATTTAGTTCTTGAGCATAAGAATTTATGTTAAAAGTCAAAAAAAGATAAGCTAACTTTTTTATGGGACACATTTGAATTACCACTTCTAAAAAATAGATTTTAAATTTGAAAATTATATAAAAATAGATAATTTATTTATCCATTTAATAGTTAAAGATATTAATGGTTATTTAAAACTATTGCAACTTTTTTAGTGAATAACGAGGTAAAATTGAAATTTATTTAAAGTTACTCAATTTATAATTTAATTTAAGTCAATAATATTGCTATAGTGATTTTTTTAATAAAAAAGTTAATTTCTCTTCTAAGGCATCAATAAGAATTTTTTGGTCATATAATTGAGTTTTTAAATTTTTAATTTCAATTTCTTTTTCATTTAAATACTTTTCAAAATTTATAATATCATTCTTTTTTTCTTTTAATTGGGATTCTTTAATATGTACAAAGTATTTTCCGTCTCTAAGCTCAGATTTGATTTGACCTGATTTTATTTTTCTTCGTAAAGTAATCTCAGATACTTGTAAAATTTGTGCGGCATCATTTAGTTTGACCCAATTTCCTAATTCTTCTTTTATTTTTTGATTATTTTTTAACTTAATAGCCATGTTATTGCTCTATAAATTTTATAACATCATCAATTGAGTAGGGTTTTTGAAAACAGGTAAAATTTTTATTATCGTGTTTATTTTTTTCAATTCTAGGGTCAGCAGTATCATCACCTGTTGCCAATACAAATTTTCCTTTAAATGTAGATTTAACTTCATTTTCAAAAAAATCGACTCCATTTTCTCCATCTAATAGAAAAAGATCACAAACAATACTATTTATATCTGTCGAGTTTTTTAAAATATTTCTAGCCGATGAAAGGTTTTGAGCAAATTCAGCTTCATAGCCTTTACGCTTAAATCTTTTTACTGTCATTTCCAATAAATCAGCATCATCATCTATGAGTAAAACCTTCATTATATATTAACCTCTTTAAATTTCGGAGCTCAATTTTAAAGGATAGTGTTAGCTTATCACATTGCAAGCCGTATTCTAAAAGGATACCCTAAATATGGTTGTTCCCATGACATCATCTCGTAGCATTAGAGGAGGAAGGTAACATGGGTTTAAGAGAAGACGCCCTTAATTATCATAGTAAGGGACGTAAAGGTAAGATTGAAACTGGCATTACAAAAGAATGTAAAAATCAAAAAGACATTACCCTCGCCTATTCACCAGGAGTGGCAGAGCCATGCAAAGAAATCGCAAGAGATCCCTCTTTAGTTTATGAATATACGGCTAAAGGAAATCTTGTTGCGGTTGTAACTAATGGTACGGCTGTTCTTGGATTGGGCGCTATAGGTCCTATGGCAGGTAAGCCTGTAATGGAAGGCAAAGCTGTTTTATTCAAAATGTTTGCTGATATTGATTGTTACGATATTGAATTAAATGCAAAAACTCCTGAAGAAATTATATCTGCATGCCGAATGCTTGAACCTACTTTTGGTGGAATTAATCTAGAAGATATAAAAGCTCCAGAATGTTTTGAAGTAGAAGAAAAACTACGCGAAGAATTAGATATTCCCGTTTTTCATGACGATCAGCATGGGACAGCCATTGTTAGTGGAGCGGCCTTGTTAAATGCATGCGAAATTACCGGAAGAAATATTTCCGATGTAAAGTGTGTTGTGAATGGCGCTGGGGCTGCTGCCATAGCATGTGCACAAATGTATATTAATCTTGGGTTAAAAAAAGAAAATTTAATTTTATGTGATTCAAAAGGAGTTGTTTATAAAGGTCGTACTGAAGGTATGAATAAATATAAAGAACGATTTGAAAATGAAACGCGTAAAAGAACCCTTGCCGAAGCAATTGAAGGAGCCGATTTCTTTTGTGGTTTAAGTGTCGCTGGAGCTGTTACAAAAGAAATGGTTAGTACAATGGCAAGAGATCCTATTATTTTTGCTATGGCAAATCCAGATCCTGAAATCTCTCCTATGGATATTAAGTCGGTTAGACAAGATGCTATTATTGCAACGGGACGTTCCGATTATCCAAACCAAGTGAATAATGTTCTAGGTTATCCTTATATATTCAGGGGTACTATGGATGTTTTATCGCGACGTATTAACGAAGAAATGAAAATGGCAGCGGTTCATGCAATAGCTGCTTTAGCAAAAGAAGATATCCCTGAAAGCGTAACAAAATCTTATGCAAATAGTTCGGAACTTGGATTTGGAAGAGAATATTTAATTCCAAAACCATTTGATCCTCGTTTGTTACTTAGAGTTGCGCCTGCTGTTGCAAAAGCGGCAATGGATACTAAAGTTTCACGAAAAAATATTGATCTTGAACAGTATGTTGATCAACTCGAATCTCGTTTGGGTATTTTGCAATCGGTAACAAGAAAAATTAAAAGAAATGTTGTTGTAGCTAACAGAACTCACGGAAAAAAATTAAAAGTTGTCTTACCTGAAGGAACAAGCCCTAAAATATTAAAGGCAGCCGAAATTGTTCGATCTGAAGGAATTTGTGAACCTATTTTAATTGGTAATATTGAAAAAATTAAACAATTAATTCAAGAAATTAAATTGGAAAAACAACTCGCAGGAGTTGAAATAATTGATCCAAGTGACGATAAGAGAACAGAGAAATATGCATCGCTTTTATTAGAAAAAAGAGCTCGTAAAGGTGTCACTAGAATGGGTGCCTACGAGCTTATGACAGGAGATCATCATTATTTTGCTTCTATGATGGTAGACTCAGGAGAGGCCGATGCCTTTTGTTCTGGAGTTCATCATAATTATGGCGATACTTTAAGGCCTGCGTTACAAATTATTGGAACAAAAGCGGATAAAGTTTTAGCCGGTATTTATATGTTACTTTGGAAAGATAAAAGCATATTTGTTGCAGACACAACTGTAAATATTAATTCTAATGCAGAACAATTAGCTCAAATTGCAATTCAGACACATGATATGGCTAAAATATATTTAAATGAATTACCAAGAGTAGCAATGCTAAGTTTTAGTAACTTTGGAAGTACAAAACATCCAGAGTCAGATAAAGTTTGTAAAGCAACTGATATTGTTAAAAGGTTGAGACCAGACATCGAAATTGATGGTGAAATGCAAGCAGACTTTGCTTTATCTTCAGAGCTTCTTGAACGCTCCTATGGTTTTTCTACTTTAAAAGGACCTGCAAATGTTCTTATATTTCCAGATTTAACTTCTGGTAATATTGCCTATAAACTTTTGAGTAAATTAGGTGGTGCAACATCTATTGGACCTATATTAACAGGAATGAAAAAACCAGTTAATGTGCTAGCTCGAAATTGTGATATTGAAGAAATTGTTAATTTGATTACATTTACAATTCATCGTGTTCAAAATGGAATGTGAAAACAAGAGAATATTAAGGTAAATATTCTCTTGTTAAATTACGATTCGCATGACCCATAGGTGCAACATCATCTTCTATTCTTATGCCTCCAAAAGGCATTAGCCTTTCAATTAAACTCCAATTTATTTTATCTGAATGTTTATTTGTTTCTTTAAATTGGCTTAACAAAGATTGAATAAAATAGATTCCTGGTTCAATAGTAACAACTACGGATTGATCTAAAGTACCAACAAATCTTAATGAGCGATAAGAAATATTAGATGGATTTAAAGGAGCTGGATTGCCTTGTTCATCAAGCTGTTTACCACCAATATCATGAACTTGAATTCCTAACATATGACCCAGTCCGTGTGGTAAAAATACTTTTGTAATTCCATCTTTTAAGGCTGTTTGATAGTCACCTGAAATTTTTAAAATCCCAACATTTTCTAAAATTTCTGCTATTTTTAAATGACATGTTTCATGTAATGATGGGTAATAGAGACCTGGTTTTACAGCTTGGCAAAGTTCTTTTTGCAATTTTTCTGTTTGAGCAAGAAGCTCTATAAAAACAGGGTCACAATTATTTGTTGCGTAGGTTCTTGTTATATCAGAAGCATAATTATTATAAGTTGCTCCAGAATCTATTAGTAAAACATTTCCATTCCGTTTTTTGTCTCTTCCGTGATAATGTAATATGGCACCATTTTTATCTAATGCAACAATTCCAGTATAAGGTAAATCGGTATCAACGCACTGCATTGCTTTTAAATAAGACATATGAATTTCATATTCAGATTCGCCATTATAAAAAGCTTCTTTTGCGGCAAGATGTCCTTTTGCGGCAATGCGATTGGCTTCTGATAAACAATGAATTTCATAATCAGATTTAAAACGACGATGCCAATTTAAGCGGGCTTCCATTAATTCACAGTTTATTTTAATATTTTTTGCGCAGGCATATTTTGTTTCGTTACCTAAGAAAACAGAATAAGTTAAATCACCAAGCGATTCCCAAATTTTTTCTTTTGTTCCAACTTCAATAATATCAAAATTTGAAGCCCAAAATGGATTGTCTAATCTTTCATGTAAATGCCAAAAATCGTCGGGGGAATAATAAATTAATAATGGTTTTTTGCCAATTTCATATTTTAAAACATGGTGAGGTCCTGCGGCTGGACACCAGTGTGCAAAATGTGGGTTTGTTTTAAAAGGAGCATAGTTATCATCTGCAAAATAGCCAAAAGGCTCTCCTGCACCTAAAATTAAGGAACGATAATTAAGAGCCTCTAAAGCTTTATCCGCACAACGCATTCGGATTTGAATATGTTCTTTAAAAAGCGTATCAAGGTTAGACATCGATTTAGCTCCTATTATTATAAATTAAGAATACGGAAACAATCTTCATACGATATTTAACATATGATTTAGACAATTGTGAATTGTTTTATTAAAAAATTATTTTGTATTTAATCTTGCATTTTATTGTTCTCCATTATAATTTTAATTTCTAATTGAATTTGAGATATTATTAACTAAAATTAGGTAAAAAAAATGCATACATCACAAAGATTTCGGGCTGAAATTGCTCTTGTCATATTAACTGTAATTTGGGGCTTAACTTTTCCGATAACTCGTGTGGTCATTGCTGAAATGAGCTCTTTTGCTCTTGTTTTTTTTAGATCTTTATTAGCCGTTTTTGTTTTATTGCCTTTTGTTTTTTTAAAAAAAGAAGATAGAAAAGATTGTTTAAAATATTTACCATTAGGAATAGTTTTAGGTGTTTTAATTTATTTTTCTCATTTATTCCAAGTTTTTGGCCTTGAGACAATTCATTCAGGTCGAAGCGCTTTTTTGACAAATTTAACTATTGTTTTTGTTCCATTATTATCTCCCGTTTTTCAAAAGCAAATTCCTACTATTAAAGACGTTGTTTCAATGGCAATTGCATTGGTAGGAATGTTTTTTTTAACAAGTCCCCTTGATGGAGAAGGGTTGTCTAAAGGTGATTTTTGGACAATTCTATGTGCAATTACTTTTTCTATTCATATTCATGTTCTTCAAATATTTATTAAAAAATATCAAAAAAGTAAAATATTTGCATTTTTAGAAATATTATTTATGTGTATTTTAGCAACAACATTTCTCCCGTTAGCAGAAAAGTCATCGCATTTATTACCAACAACTTTAGGTGCTTATATTGCTTTGTTTTATTTAGGAGCAATATCAATGGTTGGCACAACTGTTTTGCAAGCAAAATATCAGTGCAAAACAACGCCCGAAAGAGCTTCGCTCATTTATATTTTAGAACCAGTATTTGCTATCTTTTTTGGATATGTGATACTCAGCGAGAGTATGACCTCTAAGTCTTTGTTTGGAGGATTTTTAATTATATTCGCCGTAGTTTGGGTTTATTTTTTTCAATTAGGAAAAAATTTAATTAAAACGAATTAATGTTTTGGTGTAAAAAATGTTAAGTTCCAGAAATTATGGAAATCGAAATTTAATTCTTGAAACTCTTTCTATTTATAAAGACAAGGTATTAAATAATCTTTTTAAGGATATTCCTGACTCTTACTGTGATCAATTAAAATCATTTGATCAAATTTGTGGTTTTATCCAAGATAATTCGAATTGTTTTATGCGAGAAAATTTGTTTGGTCATGTTACTTCTTCTGCTTTTGTTGTAAACTCAAATTTTACACAAATTCTATTTACCTACCATGCAAAACTTAAAAAATGGTTGCAACTAGGTGGGCATTGTGATGGAGA
It includes:
- a CDS encoding HAMP domain-containing methyl-accepting chemotaxis protein gives rise to the protein MGNKSLSFKIITSISILVALILFSCVYCITMINKTQVYAQDTATSWLPSIEAMGKMNNIFGSLSRREVLVIANNLANQTEEEEKNKNDIAKFKADLDKLLKDYITNGLLAPGEQPYYDASLKSYNEYIKAAEEESELAKNGKAAEALTHYKNIGRKFALEFQANIEKETQFNSEGATNSTKQGANLTTITNWTMATVLILSAIISSIIVVIILKLTNTIKNSIESLKKQGDNTMKISKTLMHSSQSLSESVTEQAASVHETTAAINEITSMVNKTSENAQESTNVAKSASQKAESSQETMKKLVNSMETIQESNSQLQNIAEIINQIHAKTSVINDIVSKTELLSLNASIESARAGEYGKGFAVVAEEVGNLAKISGKSAHEIQELIVKSQEEVNKILNITKERVAEGKTVTTEAQESFVHISEDIISMVSVIEQISAATKEQDIGVRQITTAMSEIDRATQKNQQSVNETAQSSNELVEQGEKLIQTTSEIEVLILGGNKAA
- a CDS encoding efflux RND transporter permease subunit, producing the protein MFLSNVSIKRPYFASMINLVIIIFGLISFSRMGIDREPNVEFPYASVSVTYNGVNPKTSEEILLKPLEDALKGLQGLKTMYGSAFQGGASIFLEFNLDTDGDKAVNNVRNIISAVNLPKDAEKPIVKKIESNKKPIMELGITSKSLSTQEISRFTLDEIKPRLQRIEGVGDVLVYGYQDREIHINLNSSLLNAMQISPSSLKGNIENQILNKPSGTLRSTFINMGISTYSIPYTIDSIAKIPINIKDKPLIRIEDFSTVTNSLAEETSYSEYNGVKTISIAIKKESKGNILQIATNIKKEIEKLNKENTNKIEIITLSDDSLYIKDSFNAVLFDIILGAFLAVVVVFIFLHDWKNTFICSVAIPASLIGTFAVIHYLKFTLNDLTLLGLTLSIGILVDDAIVVIENIHRHKLMGKSAIKAAMDGSAEIGLAALAVTLAIVAVFVPIAFMEGIVGRYFYEFGITVATAVLISLFVAFTIVPMMSSKLLNENNIKKENKFIILFNQFFNKIQNNYQNILKRILNRKKTTILIGFIIFILSVLLLNFVPKTFQPDIDDSKVYFNFSLSQGTPLSTSIHRAKEIQEFIRKYPGVENVSMNVGAGETNSVSTINFTIMLVKPNKRNFTKNEFTDHITNDAKKFIRSDKEKIGSGDSYKQIQVNLISSNKDALNSYSKKLIEFINTIPEAKGATSSLQDPAYELRVLPNRLKAASFDVSLNDIADTIELLFKGVKVGNFYADGRFYDIKIMLPIKINQTMNDLTGVLVPNSKGGQVLLSSVATIEKVPIDPVIEHINGNNNLNVSADYYGKDLESAVHKIESFINKTIPFGVTHGLDGNSEFFKETIKNISSALLLAILFIFMVLCAQFENIKAPLSIMLSVPLAFSGTFLALLITNEALSIDSMIGIILLMGLVTKNAILLVEFAQQKMAEGMNVEEALLESAVVRFRPIMMTTLTMIAGMLPLILSSGAGSEARANMGIAVMGGLISSTILTLIIVPCAYSLLVGFKPQTIKAKLHFRKKHKLKNS
- a CDS encoding efflux RND transporter periplasmic adaptor subunit codes for the protein MKLTSHFKNKIIFLIFFIAFVSCTKNDKNKASLPEQSINKEEKKEENQKNLIKEKELQPIPSKKEETSTINTSLDSESVPSIPAYIKAENQSSIGFSTSGSITHIYFRSGEEVKQGQILASMEDNQASIDVKTAKIDVSLKKLALDQQEKNTQRMEKQFKSGIVNLATYEKEKNLLESKNLEYQSAQANLAGKEFILKSTKILAPYNGVITKVEKSVGDYVATGTSVFQITQNKNFKLYAQIPITYFNQLKIGMKLEVRNPNTGNKGEAIIKRVVPVVDSVSKTFDIYADVTSFNDKLAPGIFLEIKLKTK
- a CDS encoding TolC family protein codes for the protein MCPIKKLAYLFLTFNINSYAQELNSNKIILSLDLEKAMDIAEKNSSEVKLTNTELQNFNSLHTLSFFKLGPSLSAQASTNWYPNQNSNYNSSSPDRKADASISLEQPITGLWQNAYKVSELSSKTDSASFDLKGAKIKARTEGAQTFINTQQAYNDLEIKKAAFEYSTLLYKETSILFETGDETKDKIDLLLSQANAAKSEIAYENAKNEFQNKVADLKKALNLNEYVSIQIKNEDKSNWEKQENKIPELNTLLNQGQKNRSEIKSLDSKIKATNSNIAYQNFNFLPTASIVSSYSNSESFGNNSNTIDPNTGTFSSGNDLSFGLKLSWTIWDSGISLSNRIESLNELEKNKINKDKKLIDITNEVINAFNNLKTSILILPQSKLAAEVLEQAYKLSKIKYKTGNLTASELIKTQNEFINSKIELSKLRSDIDNNWIKLQAAIGKNPISSDKR
- a CDS encoding response regulator; translation: MKVLLIDDDADLLEMTVKRFKRKGYEAEFAQNLSSARNILKNSTDINSIVCDLFLLDGENGVDFFENEVKSTFKGKFVLATGDDTADPRIEKNKHDNKNFTCFQKPYSIDDVIKFIEQ
- a CDS encoding NADP-dependent malic enzyme; this encodes MGLREDALNYHSKGRKGKIETGITKECKNQKDITLAYSPGVAEPCKEIARDPSLVYEYTAKGNLVAVVTNGTAVLGLGAIGPMAGKPVMEGKAVLFKMFADIDCYDIELNAKTPEEIISACRMLEPTFGGINLEDIKAPECFEVEEKLREELDIPVFHDDQHGTAIVSGAALLNACEITGRNISDVKCVVNGAGAAAIACAQMYINLGLKKENLILCDSKGVVYKGRTEGMNKYKERFENETRKRTLAEAIEGADFFCGLSVAGAVTKEMVSTMARDPIIFAMANPDPEISPMDIKSVRQDAIIATGRSDYPNQVNNVLGYPYIFRGTMDVLSRRINEEMKMAAVHAIAALAKEDIPESVTKSYANSSELGFGREYLIPKPFDPRLLLRVAPAVAKAAMDTKVSRKNIDLEQYVDQLESRLGILQSVTRKIKRNVVVANRTHGKKLKVVLPEGTSPKILKAAEIVRSEGICEPILIGNIEKIKQLIQEIKLEKQLAGVEIIDPSDDKRTEKYASLLLEKRARKGVTRMGAYELMTGDHHYFASMMVDSGEADAFCSGVHHNYGDTLRPALQIIGTKADKVLAGIYMLLWKDKSIFVADTTVNINSNAEQLAQIAIQTHDMAKIYLNELPRVAMLSFSNFGSTKHPESDKVCKATDIVKRLRPDIEIDGEMQADFALSSELLERSYGFSTLKGPANVLIFPDLTSGNIAYKLLSKLGGATSIGPILTGMKKPVNVLARNCDIEEIVNLITFTIHRVQNGM